In Mycolicibacter virginiensis, the DNA window GAGACCAAGAAGGCCGACCTCAACGCCAACGACATCGAGGCCGGCGCCAAGATCATCGCCGGTACCGCCCGCTCCATGGGCATCACCGTCGAGTAGTAGCACCCCTCGTCGAATAGACCTGAGCACGACGAAGCGGGCCGAGTAACGAGGCCCAGCGCAGGAGTGCGAAGGGCTCATTCGACGAGAAGCAAGTACGTGGGAGGGCCAGCTTCGGCCCGTCAACCACAACCAACCATTTGAGATTGGATAACCAATGAGCAAGACCAGCAAGGCCTACCGCGCCGCCGCCGAGAAGGTGGACCGTGACAACCTCTACACTCCGTTGCAGGCGGCCAAACTCGCCAAGGAGACGTCCTCGACCAAGCAGGACGCCACCGTCGAGGTCGCCATCCGGCTCGGTGTTGACCCCCGTAAGGCCGACCAGATGGTCCGCGGCACCGTCAACCTGCCGCACGGCACCGGTAAGACCGCCCGGGTGGCGGTGTTCGCGGTCGGTGAGAAGGCCGAGCAGGCCATCGCCGCCGGCGCTGACGTGGTCGGCAGCGACGACCTGATCGAGAAGATCCAGGGTGGGTTTCTAGACTTCGACGCCGCGATCGCCACCCCGGACCAGATGGCCAAGGTCGGGCGCATCGCCCGCGTGCTGGGCCCGCGTGGTCTGATGCCCAACCCGAAGACCGGCACCGTCACCCCCGACGTCGCCAAGGCCGTCTCCGACATCAAGGGCGGCAAGATCAACTTCCGTGTCGACAAGCAGGCCAACCTGCACTTCGTCATCGGCAAGGCGTCGTTCGAAGAGGCAAAGCTGGCGGAGAACTACGGCGCCGCCCTCGACGAGGTGCTGCGGCTCAAGCCGTCGTCGTCCAAGGGCCGTTACCTCAAGAAGGTCACCATCTCGACGACCACCGGCCCCGGCATCCCGGTGGACCCGGCCGTCACCCGCAACTTCGCGGCTGAGTAAGACTCCACGAAAAAGCCCCCGCACGCTTCGGCGTGGCGGGGGCTTTTCCGTGTGGCTTCTTGAGCCGGTGGAAGCGGCTAGGGCGCTTGCTTGGCGTAGGTCACCAGGCTGACGTCCAGCGACTCATCGGTGAAGTAGTACTCGCAGCCGCGCAGGTACTTCATGTAGCGCTCGTAGACCTCTTCGGACTGGATGGCGACCGCTTCGGCGTGGTGGGCCTCCAGTGCGTCGCCCCAGATCCTGAGCGTCTTGATGTAATGCGGCCGCAGCGAAAGCGCCTCGGGCACAGTGAAACCGGCCTTCTCGCCGTGCTCCACCATCATGTTGGTGGTGGGCAGCCGACCGCCCGGGAAGATCTCGGTCAGGATGAACTTGATGAACCGCGCGGTCTCGAACGTCAGCTTCTTGCCCCGCGCGTTGAGCTCGTAGGGGTGGAAGCTCACACTGCTCTGGATCGTCATCCGGCCGTCGGCCGGCATGATGTCGTAGCTGTTCTTGAAGAAGCTGTCGTAATTCTCGAAACCGAAGTGCTCGAACGCCTCGATCGAGACGATCCGGTCCACCGGCTCGTCGAACTGCTCCCAGCCCTGCAGCAGGACCCGCCGTGACCGGTCCGTGTCGATGTCGTCCAGCAGGCTCTGCGAGTAGGCGTGCTGATTCTTCGACAGGGTCAGGCCGATGACGTTGACGTCGTACTTCTCGACGGCGCGCTTCATGGTCGCACCCCAGCCGCAACCGATGTCGAGCAGCGTCATCCCCGGGCGCAGGTCCAGCTTGTCCAGGTTCAGGTCGAGCTTGGCGATCTGGGCTTCTTCCAAGCTGGCGTCCGGCGGCTCGAAGTACGCACAGCTGTACATCCGGGTCGGGTCCTGGAACAGCGCGAAGAAGTCATCGGACAGGTCGTAGTGGGCCTGGATGTTTTCGAATTTCGGGCGCATGTCTGCGGTCCGGGTCGATTTGTCCACCATCTGTGACTGGTTGCCTTCCTGATGAAACCCGCTGTGACCGGCCGTGATAACCGCCTTGTCGTTCCGTGCCGGTCAACTGTTGCAGCTTAGCGGGTCGGGGGTGAATCGGTTGACGTGAAATGTAGCCAAGCCGGAACCCGCGGCAGGCCGATCCCGACTATTTCTGCAGCGTGTACTGGTGGACGCTGGTGTTTCCGTTGCGGAACAGTTCCACGCACCCGTTGAGGTACTTGTCGAAGCGGTCGTAGGCCTCCTGGCCCTGCACCTCGATCGCCCGCTCCTTGTTTGCCGCCAACATCGCCGCCCAGTCCTGAAGGGTGCGGGCGTAGTGCGGCCCGATCTCGTCGTCCCGGGTCACGGTGAAACCGGCGTCGGCGGCGTACTTGCGCGGCAACCACGCCGACGGAAGCTGTCCGCCGGGGAAGATCTCCCGCATGATGAACAGCGTGAACTTGGCCAGCGACATGGTCATCGGAATGCCCTTGGCCTGCGCCTCGTCCTGACCGCTGATCGCGGTGATCGTGTGCAGCAGCATCCGGCCGTCGGCGGGCAGCGCGTTGTAGGTGATGTCGAAGAAGTCCGCCCAGCGGTCGCGGCCGAAGTGCTCGAACGCGCCGATCGACACGATCCGGTCCACCTTGTCGGTGAACTCCTCCCAGCCCTGCAGGCGCACCTCGATGTTGCGGTTGGTGTCCACCTTGGACAGCTTGTCGATGGCGTACTGGCGCTGCTCGCCACTGAGGGTGAGCCCGATGACGTTGACGTCGTACTTCTCCAGGGCGCGCTGCATGCAGGCACCCCAACCGCAGCCGATGTCGAGCAGCGTCATGCCGGGCTCCAGGCCCAGCTTGCCCAGCGCCAGGTCGAACTTGGCGATCTGCGCCTCGTCGCAGGTGGTGTCCTTGTCCGGGTAGAACCCGCAGGTGTAGCCCATCGTCGGACCTAGGAACAGCTCGTAGAACTCATTAGAGATGTCGTAGATCGACTGCAGTTCCTCGTACTTCGGTTCCAGCTTGGGCATGGCTCAGTTCACTCGCGATCTTCTCAAAATGGGGGGGAGAGTGTGCATAGACTACCGTTGCTCGTCTGTCATGAGCACTTCGGTGTGGTTTTGACCACTGAGTGGCCATCGAGCGGGGTTACCGGGCGGCGGCAAATGTCGTGGTCAGCTCGCTGATCACCGGATCCCACAGCTCTTCGGGTAGGTCGTGGCCCATGCCCTCGAACAGCACCAGCCGGGCGCGATCGATGGCGTCGGCGACTGCCTTGCCTCCCGAGGGGCGCATCAGCTTGTCGGCCAGACCGTGGATGACCACAGTCGGTGCGGTGATCAATCGGTCATAGGCGGCCAGGCTGCCGCTGGCCAGGATGGCGCCG includes these proteins:
- the rplA gene encoding 50S ribosomal protein L1; the encoded protein is MSKTSKAYRAAAEKVDRDNLYTPLQAAKLAKETSSTKQDATVEVAIRLGVDPRKADQMVRGTVNLPHGTGKTARVAVFAVGEKAEQAIAAGADVVGSDDLIEKIQGGFLDFDAAIATPDQMAKVGRIARVLGPRGLMPNPKTGTVTPDVAKAVSDIKGGKINFRVDKQANLHFVIGKASFEEAKLAENYGAALDEVLRLKPSSSKGRYLKKVTISTTTGPGIPVDPAVTRNFAAE
- a CDS encoding cyclopropane mycolic acid synthase family methyltransferase, producing the protein MVDKSTRTADMRPKFENIQAHYDLSDDFFALFQDPTRMYSCAYFEPPDASLEEAQIAKLDLNLDKLDLRPGMTLLDIGCGWGATMKRAVEKYDVNVIGLTLSKNQHAYSQSLLDDIDTDRSRRVLLQGWEQFDEPVDRIVSIEAFEHFGFENYDSFFKNSYDIMPADGRMTIQSSVSFHPYELNARGKKLTFETARFIKFILTEIFPGGRLPTTNMMVEHGEKAGFTVPEALSLRPHYIKTLRIWGDALEAHHAEAVAIQSEEVYERYMKYLRGCEYYFTDESLDVSLVTYAKQAP
- a CDS encoding cyclopropane mycolic acid synthase family methyltransferase — protein: MPKLEPKYEELQSIYDISNEFYELFLGPTMGYTCGFYPDKDTTCDEAQIAKFDLALGKLGLEPGMTLLDIGCGWGACMQRALEKYDVNVIGLTLSGEQRQYAIDKLSKVDTNRNIEVRLQGWEEFTDKVDRIVSIGAFEHFGRDRWADFFDITYNALPADGRMLLHTITAISGQDEAQAKGIPMTMSLAKFTLFIMREIFPGGQLPSAWLPRKYAADAGFTVTRDDEIGPHYARTLQDWAAMLAANKERAIEVQGQEAYDRFDKYLNGCVELFRNGNTSVHQYTLQK